A window of Macaca thibetana thibetana isolate TM-01 chromosome 7, ASM2454274v1, whole genome shotgun sequence genomic DNA:
GCCCCCGCTCGCTAGAGGCCTGTGCCCGCTGTGCGGTCAAGCCGGTGGAGCTGCTGCCACGGGCCCTGGCCGATCTGGTGCGCGAGGCTCCGGGCCGCTCCATGCGGGTGGCCACTGGCCTGTATGAGGCCTACGAGGCGGAGCGGCGCGCCAAGCTGCAACAATGCCGGGCCGAGCGCGAGCGCATCATGCGCGAGGAGAAGCGGCGCCTTTTCACACCTTTGGGCCCCGCGGcggctgccgccgccgccgccgccgccgccgcgacCTCGGCACCTAGCgccggcagcagcagcagctgcagcagcgcCAGCCTTCCGGCCTCGCCCGCGCCGCGTACGGCCCGCAAGGCTTCCCCCAGTCCCTCCTCCACCCGGACCCAACCTCCGCCAGCGGGTTCTCGGACAGGCAGGAAGAGCCATTCGCTGGACTCACTGTCCCGCCGGCGTGAGGGCGCCCTCAGCTCCGAGTCGGGCGCATCTTCGTCATCCTACAGTGGGGAAAGCTTGAGGGAGCTGCGCTGGCCGCCTCGGGCCTCGGCCAGGAACAGCTGCCCGGCGGGGTCGGCGTCCTCCACCACCAACGCTCCGGGCCGCCCGTCCGCCCTGACCCTGGTTCCGATCACCGGCCGCAGCTTCAGTCTCGGCGACCTGAGCCATTCGCCACAGACCGCTCAGCACGTGGAGCGCATCGTGCGCCAAGTGCGTGCAGAGCGCGGCCTGCGCAGGGTGCCGGAACGTGACCGGAAGATCGCGGCGCTCATGCTGGCGCGGCACCAGGAGGAGCTCCTGCTGCTGGAGCAACGCGCGGCGGCGCACGGCCAGTGGGAGCTGCAGCGCGTGCGCGCCGAGCAGCGGCGGGAGCGCGAGGAGCGGGAGAAGCAGCTCGCCCTGGAGCAGGGCCGCAGAGCCTGGGCCGCGCAGGTGGAAGAGCGGCGAGGCCGCCGTGGCCGCGAAGAGCGCGAGGCGgcgcggcggcggcagcggcagtACGAGCGCAGCGAGGAGCGGCGGCGGGAGCTGGCCGAGCGCCAGGGCCTACTGCGGCGGGAGCGGGCGGAGCGCACGGCCCGGGAGGATCGGCTGCGCAAGCTTCAGCAGGAGCAGAACCTGAAGCAACGTGAGGAAGGCCTGCAGGAAGGGCGGGAGCGGGCTGAGCAGATCCGCAGGGAGCGCGCCCAGCGCGCGGCCCGCGCCAAGCAGCGGCAGGAGGGTCAGCTGCAGCGGGAGAAGCGGGAGCTGAGCCGGGCCGAGCGGGCGCGCCACGAGGCGCTGCTACAGGGCCGGGCCCGGCAGCAGCGCCAGGAGCGAGAGGGCCTGCGGAACTCGCTGGAAGCCAGCTTGGGCCGCGCGCAGGAGAACTACGAGCATTTGGTGGAGCAGCGCACCCGGGAGCTGCGAGAGCGGGCCCGACGAGAGGAGCTGCAGGGTCGGCGGGCCAAGGAGGCGGCAGAGCGCAAAGAGCGGGAACATCAGGCGCACCTGGAGGCGCTGGCCCGGGCGGGGGAGCGACGGCTGCAGCACGCGACGCAGGTGGCCGAGGAAGCAGTGCAGCAGAAGGCGCGGCGCGTGGGCCAGAGCCGGCTGGAGAAGGAACGAGCCCAGCGTGCCAACAAAGAGAAGGTGGAGAGGGACGAAGACTGCCGCCGGCGAGAGCTACTCCAGGCCATCGGGCGCAAGCTGGAGCGCAGCGAGCAATTGTCGCGGGAACGGCGCAGTGCGCTAGAGAGCTCCCGCTCCACAGCCCGGGCCTCCTTCCACGTGCGCGAGAAGGTGCGGGAGGAGACCAACACACGTTCCTTCGACCGTATGGTGCGGGAAGCGCAGCTACACGCCAGCCTGGACCGCAAATAACTGCAACTCTTAGCTAGTCAGATTGGCAAGCACAGCCCCGTGGGGCCTCCCTGGACCACTTTGACCATCGTGGGAGTCCCTGCTCAGTGCGCAGCGCGGTGGCCTCTCAAGGCTTCTGACCAATGAGGCAACAACAGTACAGACATGTGGGACCTATCAGCTGGCcctctttgtttttaaaacttacttcGTTTGGAGATGACAGCACAATCTGCCCGCATCCACCCTTGATGGCTCCTGCACTGACCCTTGCCAGACTTTCCTATGTGTCTCTTGGGCTGGAATAGAGAAGCTTGGGAGAAAGGGGCTGATCAGGACTGGTGAGAGAGCCCCCCAGGAGAGGGCAGAGGTGGTTGTCCCCACCCCTTCTGCAGCAGTTGCCCCAGGCACCTGTTCGACATTGGTGTCTGAGACAGAGTTGCTACTGCTGAGGGAACATCACCCTGGCTCACCTCCATCTTTCAAAATATGGCAAGCTGCACAAAGCGCGGAGGCCTCCCAGAAAAACACAGTTCCTCCAGGGTGTCAAGCAATGCCCAAATGATCCAAAAAACAGTTGATTTTTTAGACCTGACTTTTAATCGGCCACCTGACCAAATTCTCACCAGTTTTGATAGTTTTTCAGTTCAGTCCCTTGGATTTTCTAGTTAGACAATCATCTGCAGATAATGTTCGATTTTTGTCCTTTGCCCCCTCCCTCCTTATTCTACCAAGTGGCACAGGAAATTGGTTGGTTTGGTGATGCTGTTTAGCTTTAATAGAAGCCCCCAGCCCCTGGAGGGGGTGGATTCCTTTGGCAGCAGTGTTCTATTCCATTAAGCTTCCTTGCAGGGTGGGGCCCACTCCATGAAGACAGCAGTCATGCCTTAAGAAGCAGAGCTACCTTACGTGCCTGCCCAGGCTGTTCCTGCCTAAATCTCCAGCCCTGCATGCAGTCTCAAGGGTGGGCCCCAGAGAGTTTGGAGTGTAGGATTCCCTCTGTGAAGGAATCATCACTTCTCTGAGGACAATTAGGGTATCCTTGGCTGCTTTACTGTGGTGGCCGAAGAGCTGGAATTGCCTCTTTGTTGAGAGTTGTGTTCACTATCAATGGCCGTGTACCTTCTCCACCTGCCCCCAGGAAAAAGAGTCTCCCCGTTAAATTTCCTGGTACCCCCTCAACTATGCCTGAAAGTATTTCACCCTCTCAATGCCTCACCTTTCCCATTCTCCAGATGGGACCATCAGTATTCCTCTCCTGGTACCGCAAGGCCTCCTGGATCCAAAGCACCATGTCAGTATTATTTGTTGGTCCTTTTTGTGCCTTTCTTGACctggagggggaggcaggaggattgctgtcAACCTAGTTTCTTTCTGGGAATATGGATCCCTAGTGTTGGAAGGGGCAGTGCATAGTGGACAGATGGTCATTTAGCCTCTGGGGTGAAATACTTGCAATACCAGGTCACTCCATGGTCCAAAAGGTCACATTCAGTTGTCATCAGGCAATTTTAACCCTTAGAGTGCTTCCCTTCCATTAAGCTGAAATTGCCCCACTGCCATATCCACCCATTGACTCTGCCTTCATCAAGGAAGGTGGGAAGTAAAACATCACTTTTTACATTAAACCAGGATCAGGAAtaaaaagttaccaaaaaaatagaaagaaaggaaacagggtAGTGAACTACTACATTAAAcgtatttcatatatattctgCTGGGTAAAATTGTCCCTGAAATGGCTgatttttacacacacatacacacacactttgtcAACCCTTCACTCCCACCCCATCACATGCCAACAAGTATAAAAGGTGTATTGTGTAGAAGGAAGCAGTGCTTGGGTGTTAGGTTTAAGATGTCAtgaaacaaggaaaggaaataaacctGTGTACCGAGGTTTATTTCTTGAATGGgtgaattttttccttaaattttctcCTTGTTGGTAACCAGATTGTCAGTGAGTTGAAATAATTGGTATTATCCATGAGTCAGAAGCATTTAACTAAAAGGTTAATATGATTCTGGTTCTTACCTTGTGGTTCTTGAGTTGGTAAAGGGCTTTTGAAACCTTCATAGAAAATTCCACTTTAAAACTACTTACTTCCAAAGTATGTGCATTCATTGGAGGAGGCAATCTGATTTTTCAGACAAGGCACTGAAAGGAACATAAGTGGTCTTGCCTGGACCTTTACCCAGTTTGTTTTCTGGCTTACTGAGTGACTTTGGGTAGATtgcttctctgtgccttggtttccccaacCTGTAGAATCAGGGATCATGATTT
This region includes:
- the CCDC177 gene encoding coiled-coil domain-containing protein 177 isoform X1, coding for MYSSMSLLVIRRDSNKGLGSAMVDPVPEEEKAGAEPGDSGGDEAAASVPPDAQGAQEPAASSASASAAVPRKAEVPCAAAEGGRREQSPLLHLDLFNFDCPEAEGSRYVLTSPRSLEACARCAVKPVELLPRALADLVREAPGRSMRVATGLYEAYEAERRAKLQQCRAERERIMREEKRRLFTPLGPAAAAAAAAAAAATSAPSAGSSSSCSSASLPASPAPRTARKASPSPSSTRTQPPPAGSRTGRKSHSLDSLSRRREGALSSESGASSSSYSGESLRELRWPPRASARNSCPAGSASSTTNAPGRPSALTLVPITGRSFSLGDLSHSPQTAQHVERIVRQVRAERGLRRVPERDRKIAALMLARHQEELLLLEQRAAAHGQWELQRVRAEQRREREEREKQLALEQGRRAWAAQVEERRGRRGREEREAARRRQRQYERSEERRRELAERQGLLRRERAERTAREDRLRKLQQEQNLKQREEGLQEGRERAEQIRRERAQRAARAKQRQEGQLQREKRELSRAERARHEALLQGRARQQRQEREGLRNSLEASLGRAQENYEHLVEQRTRELRERARREELQGRRAKEAAERKEREHQAHLEALARAGERRLQHATQVAEEAVQQKARRVGQSRLEKERAQRANKEKVERDEDCRRRELLQAIGRKLERSEQLSRERRSALESSRSTARASFHVREKVREETNTRSFDRMVREAQLHASLDRK
- the CCDC177 gene encoding coiled-coil domain-containing protein 177 isoform X2 translates to MVDPVPEEEKAGAEPGDSGGDEAAASVPPDAQGAQEPAASSASASAAVPRKAEVPCAAAEGGRREQSPLLHLDLFNFDCPEAEGSRYVLTSPRSLEACARCAVKPVELLPRALADLVREAPGRSMRVATGLYEAYEAERRAKLQQCRAERERIMREEKRRLFTPLGPAAAAAAAAAAAATSAPSAGSSSSCSSASLPASPAPRTARKASPSPSSTRTQPPPAGSRTGRKSHSLDSLSRRREGALSSESGASSSSYSGESLRELRWPPRASARNSCPAGSASSTTNAPGRPSALTLVPITGRSFSLGDLSHSPQTAQHVERIVRQVRAERGLRRVPERDRKIAALMLARHQEELLLLEQRAAAHGQWELQRVRAEQRREREEREKQLALEQGRRAWAAQVEERRGRRGREEREAARRRQRQYERSEERRRELAERQGLLRRERAERTAREDRLRKLQQEQNLKQREEGLQEGRERAEQIRRERAQRAARAKQRQEGQLQREKRELSRAERARHEALLQGRARQQRQEREGLRNSLEASLGRAQENYEHLVEQRTRELRERARREELQGRRAKEAAERKEREHQAHLEALARAGERRLQHATQVAEEAVQQKARRVGQSRLEKERAQRANKEKVERDEDCRRRELLQAIGRKLERSEQLSRERRSALESSRSTARASFHVREKVREETNTRSFDRMVREAQLHASLDRK